The Humulus lupulus chromosome 3, drHumLupu1.1, whole genome shotgun sequence genome window below encodes:
- the LOC133821006 gene encoding stemmadenine O-acetyltransferase-like has translation MAAKIMKVEIISKETIKPSSSTPSHLKTSKLSFLDQFIPPIHCRVVYFYPKSDHHDSTSATSELLKKSLSQTLARFYPLAGRIINNTTIDCNDEGAQYVEARCQGLLSTFLDQSPDLSQLQHFLPEMNQSPELGIWPQLAIQATFFDCGGMALDVCTAHKLIDAATVGMFIKSWAETSLNNCSDGDHQTADVVPSFDGASYFPPADPSFFRAPNVKPDEIECVTKRFVFDKTKVADLKAKVSSQGILSPSRAQVVTALIWKCAIAVSRSNSGGVVPTRFSLSQTMDIRKRTQPPLPDCLVGNGSTFIFAETSDQEPELKDLVSEIRRGIKDFTENKAKRLRGDDPSGAIFEDFIKFGQLIGCEHTHKLVVSSMCNFQLYEVAEFGWGKPIWVTVPVATGHGNFVRLMDTKEGGVEAFVTLSKEDMTLFECDSELLDFAYLSNLNSII, from the coding sequence ATGGCCGCAAAGATAATGAAGGTGGAGATTATCAGTAAAGAGACCATAAAACCATCGTCTTCAACCCCATCTCACCTCAAAACCTCTAAACTTtctttcttggatcagttcatacCTCCAATTCACTGTCGAGTGGTTTACTTCTACCCCAAAAGTGATCATCATGACAGTACTTCTGCCACCTCCGAGCTTCTAAAGAAATCTCTATCACAAACCCTAGCTCGGTTCTACCCACTTGCCGGAAGAATCATCAACAACACAACCATTGATTGTAACGACGAAGGAGCCCAGTACGTCGAAGCTCGATGCCAAGGACTTCTCTCAACGTTTCTGGACCAATCACCCGATCTTTCCCAACTCCAGCACTTCCTTCCAGAGATGAATCAATCGCCCGAGCTAGGCATTTGGCCTCAACTGGCGATTCAAGCCACTTTCTTCGACTGCGGAGGAATGGCCTTGGATGTGTGCACGGCGCACAAGCTCATCGACGCAGCCACAGTCGGGATGTTCATCAAAAGTTGGGCTGAAACTTCACTAAACAACTGTTCGGATGGTGACCATCAGACGGCGGATGTGGTTCCTTCCTTCGACGGGGCTTCCTACTTTCCACCGGCTGATCCCTCCTTCTTCCGGGCGCCTAACGTGAAGCCAGATGAGATTGAATGCGTCACAAAGAGGTTTGTGTTTGATAAAACAAAGGTGGCTGATCTCAAGGCCAAAGTTTCCAGCCAAGGAATTCTGAGCCCGAGCCGAGCCCAAGTGGTGACTGCCCTCATATGGAAATGCGCAATAGCAGTTTCACGATCCAACTCCGGAGGAGTGGTTCCAACAAGGTTTTCCTTATCACAAACTATGGACATACGCAAAAGGACTCAGCCTCCATTGCCGGATTGTTTGGTTGGGAATGGTTCAACGTTCATTTTCGCCGAGACGAGTGACCAAGAACCAGAACTGAAAGATTTGGTGTCTGAAATTAGGAGAGGGATCAAAGATTTTACCGAGAACAAAGCGAAAAGACTGCGAGGAGACGATCCATCTGGAGCGATTTTTGAGGATTTTATCAAGTTTGGTCAGTTGATTGGATGTGAACATACGCACAAATTGGTTGTGAGCAGTATGTGTAACTTTCAGCTGTATGAGGTGGCTGAGTTTGGGTGGGGAAAGCCAATTTGGGTGACTGTTCCTGTTGCCACTGGCCATGGCAATTTTGTGAGGTTGATGGATACTAAAGAGGGTGGAGTTGAAGCTTTCGTTACTTTGAGCAAAGAAGATATGACCTTGTTTGAGTGTGACTCTGAGCTTCTTGATTTTGCTTACTTATCGAATCTCAACTCAATCATTTGA